A stretch of Terriglobales bacterium DNA encodes these proteins:
- a CDS encoding hydrolase: MTQDVREVARQSLSAEQAALVVVDIQEKLLPPIHEKERLVRNSQLLLRLAEILKIPVVATTQYAKGLGKTVPEIASLLPEAEPIDKLRFGCFGSEQFCSALKALPGRRNTVLLCGMETHICVMQTALGALEQGYLVHVASDAVGSRSEWNWKVGLERMRTAGALISSTEMIIYELLGGSGTAEFKQMLQYLK, encoded by the coding sequence ATGACCCAGGACGTGAGAGAGGTAGCGCGCCAGTCGCTGTCCGCCGAGCAGGCGGCTCTGGTGGTCGTCGATATTCAGGAGAAGCTGCTGCCGCCCATCCATGAAAAGGAGCGGCTGGTGCGCAACTCGCAACTGCTGCTGCGGCTGGCGGAGATCCTGAAGATTCCGGTGGTGGCCACCACGCAATATGCCAAGGGCCTGGGGAAGACCGTGCCGGAGATCGCTTCCCTGCTTCCGGAGGCCGAGCCCATCGACAAGCTGCGGTTCGGCTGCTTCGGGAGCGAGCAGTTCTGCTCCGCGCTCAAGGCCCTGCCCGGACGGCGGAACACGGTGCTGCTGTGCGGCATGGAGACGCACATCTGCGTGATGCAGACGGCCCTGGGGGCGCTGGAGCAGGGCTACCTGGTGCACGTAGCCTCGGACGCCGTGGGCTCGCGCTCGGAGTGGAACTGGAAGGTGGGCCTGGAACGAATGCGGACGGCGGGAGCGCTTATCTCCTCCACGGAGATGATCATCTACGAGCTGCTGGGCGGCTCGGGCACGGCTGAGTTCAAGCAGATGTTGCAGTACCTGAAGTGA
- a CDS encoding AAA family ATPase: MTKWVRDRQRRRKKKPPLETEATGRVGQPKPSDSSRPAPLQPSYMDHFDKPAPATGAAPEAGKPQVVVETQPESPDTPPARPAGAIGRPPGKQEPRAPRGVVVLAIGLPGSGKSTWFKRRGVTPLSSDLLRSVLFDDVEEQRYQSLVFSTLRSLLRARLVAKMPWNYVDATNLSTGERKQWIQMSRSLGYEVHAIFFDVPLQVCLERNGRRERVVAVDVMRRMSAKLKAPTFEEGFAKIVVVKVKQKAEE, translated from the coding sequence ATGACAAAATGGGTTCGCGACCGTCAGCGTCGCCGCAAGAAGAAGCCCCCGCTCGAAACCGAAGCCACCGGCCGCGTCGGCCAGCCCAAACCCAGCGATTCCTCCCGCCCCGCCCCGCTGCAGCCCTCTTACATGGACCATTTTGATAAGCCGGCCCCAGCCACGGGAGCGGCCCCGGAGGCAGGGAAGCCGCAAGTTGTGGTCGAAACCCAGCCGGAATCTCCCGACACGCCCCCGGCGCGGCCCGCCGGAGCCATCGGCCGCCCGCCGGGAAAGCAAGAGCCTCGCGCCCCGCGTGGCGTGGTGGTGCTGGCCATCGGGTTGCCGGGCTCCGGAAAGAGCACCTGGTTCAAGCGCCGCGGCGTCACCCCGCTCTCCAGCGATCTACTGCGCAGCGTGCTCTTCGACGACGTCGAAGAGCAGCGCTATCAGAGCCTGGTCTTCTCCACGCTGCGCTCGCTACTGCGCGCCCGCCTGGTCGCCAAGATGCCGTGGAACTATGTGGACGCCACCAACCTCTCGACCGGCGAGCGCAAGCAGTGGATCCAGATGTCGCGCAGCCTGGGGTACGAGGTGCACGCCATCTTCTTCGACGTGCCGCTCCAGGTCTGCCTGGAGCGCAACGGGCGCCGCGAACGCGTGGTGGCCGTGGACGTCATGCGCCGCATGTCCGCCAAGCTCAAGGCGCCTACCTTTGAGGAAGGGTTCGCGAAGATCGTTGTGGTAAAGGTGAAGCAGAAGGCCGAAGAATAG